A window of the Bombus huntii isolate Logan2020A chromosome 8, iyBomHunt1.1, whole genome shotgun sequence genome harbors these coding sequences:
- the LOC126868336 gene encoding uncharacterized protein LOC126868336 — translation MIKYVVILFATFILVQSQRPTYAGSSKPYPGVLPQYLDEQAAVASATTGTVGSRIDINNTNRPAVAVGAVASNTPITTSTIPPDLPVDAMGDVALVNRIKTWPRDKQPFWFINWQQIQEHRGDSKNRAQPVETQPNQRPFFAG, via the exons ATG ATAAAATACGTAGTAATCTTGTTCGCCACCTTTATTTTGGTCCAATCGCAGAGGCCAACTTATGCTGGAAGTAGCAAGCCATATCCTGGTGTCCTTCCACAGTATCTGGATGAACAAGCAGCAGTAGCTAGTGCTACTACTGGAACCGTCGGAAGTCGAATCGATATAAACAATACCAATAGGCCAGCAGTAGCAGTAGGAGCTGTAGCATCTAATACTCCTATCACAACATCAACGATTCCTCCAGATTTGCCAGTAGACGCTATGGGAGACGTTGCCTTAGTAAATCGAATCAAAACCTGGCCGAGAGATAAACAACCATTTTGGTTTATAAATTGGCAACAAATTCAAGAACACCGCGGTGACTCAAAAAATAGAGCTCAACCAGTTGAGACGCAACCGAATCAGAGACCGTTTTTCGCGGgttaa
- the LOC126868317 gene encoding ataxin-7-like protein 1 isoform X1, translating to MSGSDSPTFFHGQPWSSWIEKIGRDKPLSDEEPDAQLTSSVTRLSAEDIDLYGFCPERDAFYTVVCETCHAIVKPQALIQHMESRHPSGTVNFPPPSTPVVKTPLKTPYCKVSKLKKTQSSPQISNSGSNKINHTNVKRNTEQPSISTNLSSSSIPISSSPRSPLESLPSSVQTSNSGSGTVISSSPVKSPGTATGQPRRKRLKTDRSLLKDREYDPDRHCGVWNEETGKPCTRSLTCKAHTVSLRRTVIGRSKTFDKLLAEHRASKEVPNRPTKVTVTGTVTVSSGTSNLNPLTPTNPALTIEAETPSSPPVLSLPDTYPLPKAVDLLYRCLAPHGSTKPTKLEEDFVNEELRSLESSLVNSTGSTQSSSMMAPISVVLPSLSPLPANNEESTSSVATLIPSTASPAIPVPASLPATCTQPPLVTTVLEAETPMDIDPEAAMTIYSPVYQDKSKLLVEIPRSNNIVHSPISSMPSLLFESMDQLEQLEQLEQQHATQINGKRLNHTTHSSPVTQLQSKRTKHEYHQQDLSTAIQVEATTTSSPYPHFGDISWSNCHPEPLAVSRWLRISSSRKQYNFNIH from the exons ATGTCGGGAAGTGACAGCCCAACATTCTTTCACGGCCAGCCCTGGTCCAGCTGGATCGAAAAAATCGGACGAGACAAACCGTTGA GCGATGAAGAACCGGATGCTCAACTTACTAGTTCTGTTACGAGGCTTTCAGCTGAGG ACATCGATTTATATGGATTTTGTCCTGAAAGGGATGCTTTTTACACGGTAGTATGTGAAACCTGTCATGCAATAGTCAAACCACAGGCTCTCATTCAACATATGG AAAGTCGCCATCCTTCTGGTACCGTCAATTTTCCACCTCCCTCCACTCCAGTCGTAAAAACTCCTCTGAAGACGCCCTATTGCAAGGTGTCGAAACTGAAAAAGACGCAGTCATCGCCTCAGATCTCAAATAGCGGGAGCAATAAGATCAATCACACGAACGTGAAACGGAACACGGAACAGCCAAGCATCTCAACGAACTTGTCATCTTCATCGATACCGATCTCATCGTCGCCTCGATCGCCTCTTGAGTCGTTACCATCGTCTGTTCAAACATCGAACTCTGGATCAGGAACTGTAATTAGCTCGAGTCCTGTGAAAAGCCCTGGCACAGCGACCGGTCAACCTCGTCGGAAGAGACTCAAAACCGATCGATCGTTGCTCAAAGATCGAGAGTACGACCCAGATCGACATTGTGGAGTGTGGAACGAGGAAACAGGCAAGCCTTGCACCAGGTCGCTTACGTGCAAAGCGCATACGGTTTCGTTGCGGCGGACAGTCATCGGTCGCAGTAAAACCTTTGACAAACTCCTCGCGGAGCATCGTGCCTCGAAGGAAGTCCCGAACAGGCCGACAAAAGTGACTGTGACCGGTACGGTGACCGTGTCCTCTGGGACCTCGAACTTGAACCCCTTAACGCCCACCAACCCCGCCCTGACCATCGAAGCGGAAACCCCCAGCTCACCACCCGTTTTATCGCTGCCAGACACATATCCACTGCCAAAG GCTGTTGATTTGCTTTATCGGTGTCTGGCCCCGCATGGCTCCACTAAACCT ACCAAGCTCGAAGAGGACTTCGTCAacgaggagctgaggagtctGGAATCGTCGCTAGTGAACTCGACCGGTTCGACGCAATCGAGCTCGATGATGGCGCCGATATCCGTGGTGTTGCCATCGCTGTCACCGTTACCGGCTAATAATGAGGAATCGACGTCATCGGTCGCCACGCTGATACCGAGCACAGCATCCCCAGCTATACCGGTGCCAGCATCACTGCCAGCCACGTGTACGCAACCGCCGTTGGTCACGACGGTTCTCGAGGCTGAAACACCTATGGACATCGATCCAGAAGCGGCAATGACCATCTATTCCCCTGTATACCAAGATAAATCCAAATTGCTGGTCGAAATACCACGTTCAAACAATATCGTCCACTCTCCTATATCATCTATGCCCAGTCTGTTATTCGAATCTATGGATCAACTCGAACAGCTCGAACAGTTGGAACAGCAACACGCGACTCAGATCAATGGAAAGAGACTGAATCACACGACTCATTCGAGTCCTGTTACGCAattacagtcaaagaggaccAAACACGAGTACCATCAACAGGACCTGTCCACGGCGATACAGGTTGAGGCTACGACCACGTCCTCGCCTTATCCTCATTTCGGGGATATATCTTGGTCGAACTGTCACCCGGAGCCACTGGCTGTAAGTCGGTGGCTTCGTATTTCGTCCAGCCGTAAGCAGTACAACTTTAATATTCACTGA
- the LOC126868317 gene encoding ataxin-7-like protein 1 isoform X2, protein MSGSDSPTFFHGQPWSSWIEKIGRDKPLSDEEPDAQLTSSVTRLSAEDIDLYGFCPERDAFYTVVCETCHAIVKPQALIQHMESRHPSGTVNFPPPSTPVVKTPLKTPYCKVSKLKKTQSSPQISNSGSNKINHTNVKRNTEQPSISTNLSSSSIPISSSPRSPLESLPSSVQTSNSGSGTVISSSPVKSPGTATGQPRRKRLKTDRSLLKDREYDPDRHCGVWNEETGKPCTRSLTCKAHTVSLRRTVIGRSKTFDKLLAEHRASKEVPNRPTKVTVTGTVTVSSGTSNLNPLTPTNPALTIEAETPSSPPVLSLPDTYPLPKTKLEEDFVNEELRSLESSLVNSTGSTQSSSMMAPISVVLPSLSPLPANNEESTSSVATLIPSTASPAIPVPASLPATCTQPPLVTTVLEAETPMDIDPEAAMTIYSPVYQDKSKLLVEIPRSNNIVHSPISSMPSLLFESMDQLEQLEQLEQQHATQINGKRLNHTTHSSPVTQLQSKRTKHEYHQQDLSTAIQVEATTTSSPYPHFGDISWSNCHPEPLAVSRWLRISSSRKQYNFNIH, encoded by the exons ATGTCGGGAAGTGACAGCCCAACATTCTTTCACGGCCAGCCCTGGTCCAGCTGGATCGAAAAAATCGGACGAGACAAACCGTTGA GCGATGAAGAACCGGATGCTCAACTTACTAGTTCTGTTACGAGGCTTTCAGCTGAGG ACATCGATTTATATGGATTTTGTCCTGAAAGGGATGCTTTTTACACGGTAGTATGTGAAACCTGTCATGCAATAGTCAAACCACAGGCTCTCATTCAACATATGG AAAGTCGCCATCCTTCTGGTACCGTCAATTTTCCACCTCCCTCCACTCCAGTCGTAAAAACTCCTCTGAAGACGCCCTATTGCAAGGTGTCGAAACTGAAAAAGACGCAGTCATCGCCTCAGATCTCAAATAGCGGGAGCAATAAGATCAATCACACGAACGTGAAACGGAACACGGAACAGCCAAGCATCTCAACGAACTTGTCATCTTCATCGATACCGATCTCATCGTCGCCTCGATCGCCTCTTGAGTCGTTACCATCGTCTGTTCAAACATCGAACTCTGGATCAGGAACTGTAATTAGCTCGAGTCCTGTGAAAAGCCCTGGCACAGCGACCGGTCAACCTCGTCGGAAGAGACTCAAAACCGATCGATCGTTGCTCAAAGATCGAGAGTACGACCCAGATCGACATTGTGGAGTGTGGAACGAGGAAACAGGCAAGCCTTGCACCAGGTCGCTTACGTGCAAAGCGCATACGGTTTCGTTGCGGCGGACAGTCATCGGTCGCAGTAAAACCTTTGACAAACTCCTCGCGGAGCATCGTGCCTCGAAGGAAGTCCCGAACAGGCCGACAAAAGTGACTGTGACCGGTACGGTGACCGTGTCCTCTGGGACCTCGAACTTGAACCCCTTAACGCCCACCAACCCCGCCCTGACCATCGAAGCGGAAACCCCCAGCTCACCACCCGTTTTATCGCTGCCAGACACATATCCACTGCCAAAG ACCAAGCTCGAAGAGGACTTCGTCAacgaggagctgaggagtctGGAATCGTCGCTAGTGAACTCGACCGGTTCGACGCAATCGAGCTCGATGATGGCGCCGATATCCGTGGTGTTGCCATCGCTGTCACCGTTACCGGCTAATAATGAGGAATCGACGTCATCGGTCGCCACGCTGATACCGAGCACAGCATCCCCAGCTATACCGGTGCCAGCATCACTGCCAGCCACGTGTACGCAACCGCCGTTGGTCACGACGGTTCTCGAGGCTGAAACACCTATGGACATCGATCCAGAAGCGGCAATGACCATCTATTCCCCTGTATACCAAGATAAATCCAAATTGCTGGTCGAAATACCACGTTCAAACAATATCGTCCACTCTCCTATATCATCTATGCCCAGTCTGTTATTCGAATCTATGGATCAACTCGAACAGCTCGAACAGTTGGAACAGCAACACGCGACTCAGATCAATGGAAAGAGACTGAATCACACGACTCATTCGAGTCCTGTTACGCAattacagtcaaagaggaccAAACACGAGTACCATCAACAGGACCTGTCCACGGCGATACAGGTTGAGGCTACGACCACGTCCTCGCCTTATCCTCATTTCGGGGATATATCTTGGTCGAACTGTCACCCGGAGCCACTGGCTGTAAGTCGGTGGCTTCGTATTTCGTCCAGCCGTAAGCAGTACAACTTTAATATTCACTGA